The following is a genomic window from Flavobacteriales bacterium.
ATATTGGCTAATTTCAAATTAAATAGGAGTTTGTGCGCAGACTCACGTTAGGTACAATTAAAATGACACTAACCACAGAAAGAACGATATCGAGCCCATTAGAAAGAGATGATTTTGATTCTCTACTTGAAATGTATTCTGAACCTGATTCAAATAAATTTGTTAAACCATTTCAGAATAAGCACCCTGATTTTTTTTCAGATTTTTTGAATAAAAGATTATTACAAAATGAAACTTCAATTGGTTTCTGGGTTGTAAGATGTAAAGAAACGGGTGAAATAATGGGGACTGTCAATTTGAACTTCTTTGAATCAATAGATGGTCATCACATAGGATGTCATTTGAAAAGAGAAAATTGGAATAAGGGATTAGCTACAGAAATACTATCAAAATTAGTCACATATGGCCTGAAAGAAAAGGGTTTGAACACAATATATGGATTGGTGGAAAAAGAAAATCTTGTATCAAAGCAGTTATTGAAAAAAATAGGACTTCATTACCATTCGAATAAAGAAATCTTAAATACTGATATAGAAATATACTGTACCTAATCGAGTAGATGGCTCCGCCCAAAATTGAGCGGAGTGCACCTCTCACACCACCGTACGTACGGGTCTCGTATACGGCGGTTCAATAATGATACGTTTCGATTTATTGTAATAGTCGATTAAACTAACATAACCCTTCTTTTTCATTCTTGCTATGGTAATAGTTGTACGAAGCATAGGACTTTGGGCTACTGCCCATCCTCCCATACGAGTACGACTCCATGCATAGGCTTGTCCTTGGTCAATTCCCAATCGAATGAAATTCTTTCTCTTTCTTTCGGGCTTTTTCCAGTCGTGCCATATGCAATACCGTAGCCGATTTCGAAGCCATTCTTCTAGCTTTTTAAGCTTTGCTTGAATGGAGGCTGCTTTAAAGTAATTTATCCATCCTCGGATTAGTAGGTTGA
Proteins encoded in this region:
- a CDS encoding GNAT family N-acetyltransferase is translated as MTLTTERTISSPLERDDFDSLLEMYSEPDSNKFVKPFQNKHPDFFSDFLNKRLLQNETSIGFWVVRCKETGEIMGTVNLNFFESIDGHHIGCHLKRENWNKGLATEILSKLVTYGLKEKGLNTIYGLVEKENLVSKQLLKKIGLHYHSNKEILNTDIEIYCT